A window from Zonotrichia albicollis isolate bZonAlb1 chromosome 8, bZonAlb1.hap1, whole genome shotgun sequence encodes these proteins:
- the ZNF644 gene encoding zinc finger protein 644 isoform X2: MDDLETNTEVTGAKEEEILCDDNFVSEEEGGIPKPEESDTSFQNNTLTLTEELSRDRSEKALSGGQASLFIHTGAPTVPSENFMLSRGAAVNGPVSHSTSTKTSNMNKGSVSLTTGQPGGHLADSCSTLTVVHDLQLPAKSTTQKSNQHQVLFLLPDVAHAKNLTHSIKNLPTSASIGCDSQKTVGNSVDSTLVDQVEVCEDDKNLLLKDDCVDTLTSISSGTGGFGSGCDPSWDPQKEFIQFLMTNEETTEKSPVHCKVGLEKKRKRKMDVSKITRYTEDCFDDTSCIPSKSKLLNVEFLEQNEELQIVEPQKYSLSKVKPESTDEELETVDGIQQLIYSPTSNCAEDTSPVHTSTFLSNTLKNKCEENDSEPPSTFSTDEPSFYPCTKCNVNFREKKHLHRHMMYHLDGNSHFRHLNVPRPYACRECGRTFRDRNSLLKHMIIHQERRQKLMEEIRELKELQDEGRSARLQCPQCVFGTNCPKTFVQHAKTHEKDKRYYCCEECNFMAVTENELECHRGIAHGAVVKCSIIGSDLSQRKTQKKASLKDPYLGSSRKSSTYMCKLCPFATSARSILKKHMAYLHSGSCLDPFGSHLRLEKRKGSIIEESLDFRSRTKQLIKHSSTFPKNSALKQDAKRSFGSTSQSSNFAKLHKRPYRIQKARKSVSQSSKLNSAEKKDSYETEDESSWDNVELCDYTTQSVEDESYSDINQEHVNLFPIFKGKMEDNEAGDRSSLGYEQNDGFYFEYYEDAEGSNFLHDLHDPQNLENVGSALPKHNSVFHWTDLSLEKKSCPYCPATFETGVGLSNHVRGHLHRAGLSYEARHVVSPEQIATSDKMQHFKRAGTGTPVKRVRKAIEKSETSSEHTCQLCGGWFDTKIGLSNHVRGHLKRLGKTKWDAHKSPICVLNEMMQNEEKYEKILKALNSRRIIPRPFVAQKFASNDDFLSQNVIPLEAYHNGLKTEDISVSASEEEGLSFLNECDETKAVLHDEKRNQSLTLIELLKNKRLGEERNPDISPQKIHNQTARKRFVQKCVLPLNEDSPLMYQPQKMDLTMQSGMPVKLRTCVHCNTTFTSAVSLSNHLRAYARKKSAGLLTGTALDCKQKKSRSRSGSKKKMLPLPHSADEVYILRCRFCGLVFRGPLSVQEDWIKHLQRHIVNANLPRTGAGMVEVTSLLKKPASITETSFSLLMAEAAS; encoded by the exons ATGGATGATTTAGAGACAAATACTGAAGTCACTGGTgctaaagaagaagaaatcctATGTGATGATAATTTTGTATCTGAGGAAGAAGGTGGCATTCCCAAACCAGAAGAGAGTGACACATCATTTCAGAACAATACATTGACTCTGACTGAGGAGCTATCAAGGGACAGATCTGAAAAAGCCTTAAGTGGAGGCCAGGCTTCTCTGTTTATACACACTGGTGCTCCTACTGTTCCTAGTGAAAACTTTATGTTGTCTAGAGGAGCTGCTGTTAATGGACCAGTTTCACACTCCACCTCAACAAAGACTTCCAATATGAATAAAGGCAGCGTTTCATTAACCACTGGACAGCCTGGAGGTCATCTTGCAGATTCCTGCTCAACTTTGACAGTGGTTCATGATCTGCAGCTGCCTGCGAAGAGTACAACACAGAAATCCAATCAGCAccaggttttatttttgttacctGATGTAGCACATGCTAAGAACCTGACTCATTCCATTAAAAATCTACCTACCTCTGCTTCAATTGGTTGTGATTCACAGAAAACAGTAGGAAATAGTGTAGATAGCACTTTAGTAGACCAAGTAGAAGTTTGTGAGGATGATAAAAATTTACTATTAAAAGATGATTGTGTCGATACATTAACAAGCATTTCCTCAGGTACAGGTGGCTTCGGATCGGGATGTGATCCCAGCTGGGATCCACAGAAAGAGTTTATACAGTTTCTTATGACTAATGAAGAAACAACAGAGAAGTCTCCCGTTCACTGTAAGGTAGGGCTAGAAAAGAAACGAAAAAGGAAAATGGATGTTAGTAAAATAACACGCTATACTGAAGACTGTTTTGATGATACCAGTTGTATTCCTAGTAAATCAAAACTGTTAAATGTTGAATTCTTAGAGCAGAATGAGGAGCTACAAATAGTAGAACCACAGAAATACTCATTGAGTAAAGTAAAGCCCGAATCTACAGATGAAGAGCTGGAAACTGTTGATGGTATCCAGCAGCTCATTTATAGTCCCACTAGTAACTGTGCAGAAGATACTTCTCCTGTTCACACTAGCACTTTTCTATCCAATACTTTGAAAAACAAATGTGAAGAGAATGATTCTGAACCACCATCTACTTTCAGTACTGATGAACCATCGTTTTATCCCTGTACAAAGTGCAATGTGAATTTTAGAGAGAAGAAACATCTGCATAGGCATATGATGTACCATTTAGATGGGAACAGTCATTTTCGGCATCTCAATGTCCCCAGGCCCTATGCGTGTAGGGAATGCGGAAGGACATTCCGAGATCGTAATTCCCTTCTTAAACATATGATAATTCACCAGGAAAGAAGGCAGAAACTGATGGAAGAAATCCGTGAGCTGAAAGAACTTCAGGATGAGGGTAGGAGTGCACGGTTACAATGCCCACAGTGTGTATTTGGTACCAATTGTCCCAAAACGTTTGTGCAGCATGCAAAGACCCATGAAAAAGATAAAAGATATTACTGTTGTGAGGAATGCAATTTCATGGCTGTGACAGAAAATGAACTGGAATGCCATCGAGGGATCGCTCATGGAGCAGTAGTCAAGTGTTCAATTATTGGTAGTGACTTGTCCCAgagaaaaactcagaaaaaggcatccttgaaagatcCTTATTTAGGATCCTCAAGAAAGTCATCGACCTATATGTGTAAGCTGTGTCCATTTGCTACTTCAGctagaagcattttaaaaaaacacatgGCATATTTGCATTCAGGATCATGCCTTGATCCCTTTGGTAGCCATCTTAGActagagaaaagaaaaggcagTATAATAGAAGAATCTTTAGATTTTCGTAGCAGGACAAAACAGTTGATCAAACATTCTTCTACTtttccaaagaactctgctttAAAACAGGATGCAAAAAGATCATTTGGCTCTACTTCACAATCCAGTAACTTCGCAAAACTTCACAAGAGACCCTACAGGATACAGAAGGCTCGGAAAAGCGTTTCACAGTCATCT AAACTAAACTCTGCTGAAAAAAAAGACAGCTATGAAACGGAGGATGAAAGTTCATGGGATAATGTTGAACTATGTGATTACACTACACAGTCTGTGGAGGATGAATCTTACAGTGATATTAATCAGGAGCATGTAAACCTATTCCCCATATTCAAAGGTAAAATGGAAGATAATGAAGCTGGTGATAGATCTTCACTTGGTTATGAGCAGAATGATGGCTTTTATTTTGAGTATTACGAAGATGCTGAGGGTAGTAACTTCTTGCATGATTTGCATGATCCTCAGAATTTAGAAAATGTAGGATCAGCATTGCCAAAGCATAATTCAGTTTTCCACTGGACTGATTTGTCGCTTGAAAAGAAATCGTGCCCATACTGTCCAGCAACCTTTGAAACAGGTGTTGGCTTGTCCAATCATGTCAGAGGACATCTTCACAGAGCTGGACTAAGCTATGAAGCCCGTCATGTTGTTTCACCAGAACAGATAGCAACAAGTgacaaaatgcagcattttaaaAGAGCTGGAACAGGGACTCCAGTTAAACGTGTTAGAAAAG cGATTGAGAAATCTGAAACTTCCTCTGAGCATACATGTCAGCTGTGTGGTGGCTGGTTCGATACTAAAATTGGATTGTCTAATCATGTGCGAGGACACCTGAAGAGGCTTGGCAAAACCAAGTGGGATGCACACAAGTCTCCCATCTGTGTTCTGAATGAGATGATGCAAAATGAAGAGAAGTatgaaaaaatcctaaaggCTTTGAACAGTCGCCGTATTATTCCCAGACCATTTGTTGCTCAGAAATTTGCATCAAATGATGACTTTTTATCTCAGAATGTTATACCTCTTGAAGCATACCATAATGGCTTAAAGACTGAAGATATATCTGTGTCTGCATCGGAGGAAGAAGGGCTGAGTTTCCTAAATGAATGTGATGAAACAAAAGCAGTACTGCAtgatgaaaaaagaaatcagtcaCTTACACTGATAGAACTCCTGAAAAACAAGAGGTTAGGAGAAGAAAGGAATCCTGATATTTCCCCTCAAAAGATTCATAATCAAACTGCAAGAAAGAGGTTTGTTCAGAAATGTGTTCTTCCATTAAATGAAGACAGTCCATTGATGTATCAGCCACAAAAAATGGACTTGACTATGCAGTCAG GTATGCCTGTGAAGCTTAGAACGTGTGTGCATTGCAATACGACGTTTACAAGTGCTGTTAGCCTGTCCAACCACTTACGCGCTTATGCACGAAAGAAGAGTGCTGGACTTTTGACTGGGACAG
- the ZNF644 gene encoding zinc finger protein 644 isoform X1, which translates to MDDLETNTEVTGAKEEEILCDDNFVSEEEGGIPKPEESDTSFQNNTLTLTEELSRDRSEKALSGGQASLFIHTGAPTVPSENFMLSRGAAVNGPVSHSTSTKTSNMNKGSVSLTTGQPGGHLADSCSTLTVVHDLQLPAKSTTQKSNQHQVLFLLPDVAHAKNLTHSIKNLPTSASIGCDSQKTVGNSVDSTLVDQVEVCEDDKNLLLKDDCVDTLTSISSGTGGFGSGCDPSWDPQKEFIQFLMTNEETTEKSPVHCKVGLEKKRKRKMDVSKITRYTEDCFDDTSCIPSKSKLLNVEFLEQNEELQIVEPQKYSLSKVKPESTDEELETVDGIQQLIYSPTSNCAEDTSPVHTSTFLSNTLKNKCEENDSEPPSTFSTDEPSFYPCTKCNVNFREKKHLHRHMMYHLDGNSHFRHLNVPRPYACRECGRTFRDRNSLLKHMIIHQERRQKLMEEIRELKELQDEGRSARLQCPQCVFGTNCPKTFVQHAKTHEKDKRYYCCEECNFMAVTENELECHRGIAHGAVVKCSIIGSDLSQRKTQKKASLKDPYLGSSRKSSTYMCKLCPFATSARSILKKHMAYLHSGSCLDPFGSHLRLEKRKGSIIEESLDFRSRTKQLIKHSSTFPKNSALKQDAKRSFGSTSQSSNFAKLHKRPYRIQKARKSVSQSSVSVCNLNSTNKNFFIRNSIDQKRKCFHQAAKQKASAKKSNYLYRHKYENYRIIKKSSDSYPLHLKKEESKSVSALHLFSSSSNNCFVMDSNSLDCKRAEGCKDHRHVAVKRVVKESKREGSVTGDDLDCYPDFLHKMTVVVLQKLNSAEKKDSYETEDESSWDNVELCDYTTQSVEDESYSDINQEHVNLFPIFKGKMEDNEAGDRSSLGYEQNDGFYFEYYEDAEGSNFLHDLHDPQNLENVGSALPKHNSVFHWTDLSLEKKSCPYCPATFETGVGLSNHVRGHLHRAGLSYEARHVVSPEQIATSDKMQHFKRAGTGTPVKRVRKAIEKSETSSEHTCQLCGGWFDTKIGLSNHVRGHLKRLGKTKWDAHKSPICVLNEMMQNEEKYEKILKALNSRRIIPRPFVAQKFASNDDFLSQNVIPLEAYHNGLKTEDISVSASEEEGLSFLNECDETKAVLHDEKRNQSLTLIELLKNKRLGEERNPDISPQKIHNQTARKRFVQKCVLPLNEDSPLMYQPQKMDLTMQSALDCKQKKSRSRSGSKKKMLPLPHSADEVYILRCRFCGLVFRGPLSVQEDWIKHLQRHIVNANLPRTGAGMVEVTSLLKKPASITETSFSLLMAEAAS; encoded by the exons ATGGATGATTTAGAGACAAATACTGAAGTCACTGGTgctaaagaagaagaaatcctATGTGATGATAATTTTGTATCTGAGGAAGAAGGTGGCATTCCCAAACCAGAAGAGAGTGACACATCATTTCAGAACAATACATTGACTCTGACTGAGGAGCTATCAAGGGACAGATCTGAAAAAGCCTTAAGTGGAGGCCAGGCTTCTCTGTTTATACACACTGGTGCTCCTACTGTTCCTAGTGAAAACTTTATGTTGTCTAGAGGAGCTGCTGTTAATGGACCAGTTTCACACTCCACCTCAACAAAGACTTCCAATATGAATAAAGGCAGCGTTTCATTAACCACTGGACAGCCTGGAGGTCATCTTGCAGATTCCTGCTCAACTTTGACAGTGGTTCATGATCTGCAGCTGCCTGCGAAGAGTACAACACAGAAATCCAATCAGCAccaggttttatttttgttacctGATGTAGCACATGCTAAGAACCTGACTCATTCCATTAAAAATCTACCTACCTCTGCTTCAATTGGTTGTGATTCACAGAAAACAGTAGGAAATAGTGTAGATAGCACTTTAGTAGACCAAGTAGAAGTTTGTGAGGATGATAAAAATTTACTATTAAAAGATGATTGTGTCGATACATTAACAAGCATTTCCTCAGGTACAGGTGGCTTCGGATCGGGATGTGATCCCAGCTGGGATCCACAGAAAGAGTTTATACAGTTTCTTATGACTAATGAAGAAACAACAGAGAAGTCTCCCGTTCACTGTAAGGTAGGGCTAGAAAAGAAACGAAAAAGGAAAATGGATGTTAGTAAAATAACACGCTATACTGAAGACTGTTTTGATGATACCAGTTGTATTCCTAGTAAATCAAAACTGTTAAATGTTGAATTCTTAGAGCAGAATGAGGAGCTACAAATAGTAGAACCACAGAAATACTCATTGAGTAAAGTAAAGCCCGAATCTACAGATGAAGAGCTGGAAACTGTTGATGGTATCCAGCAGCTCATTTATAGTCCCACTAGTAACTGTGCAGAAGATACTTCTCCTGTTCACACTAGCACTTTTCTATCCAATACTTTGAAAAACAAATGTGAAGAGAATGATTCTGAACCACCATCTACTTTCAGTACTGATGAACCATCGTTTTATCCCTGTACAAAGTGCAATGTGAATTTTAGAGAGAAGAAACATCTGCATAGGCATATGATGTACCATTTAGATGGGAACAGTCATTTTCGGCATCTCAATGTCCCCAGGCCCTATGCGTGTAGGGAATGCGGAAGGACATTCCGAGATCGTAATTCCCTTCTTAAACATATGATAATTCACCAGGAAAGAAGGCAGAAACTGATGGAAGAAATCCGTGAGCTGAAAGAACTTCAGGATGAGGGTAGGAGTGCACGGTTACAATGCCCACAGTGTGTATTTGGTACCAATTGTCCCAAAACGTTTGTGCAGCATGCAAAGACCCATGAAAAAGATAAAAGATATTACTGTTGTGAGGAATGCAATTTCATGGCTGTGACAGAAAATGAACTGGAATGCCATCGAGGGATCGCTCATGGAGCAGTAGTCAAGTGTTCAATTATTGGTAGTGACTTGTCCCAgagaaaaactcagaaaaaggcatccttgaaagatcCTTATTTAGGATCCTCAAGAAAGTCATCGACCTATATGTGTAAGCTGTGTCCATTTGCTACTTCAGctagaagcattttaaaaaaacacatgGCATATTTGCATTCAGGATCATGCCTTGATCCCTTTGGTAGCCATCTTAGActagagaaaagaaaaggcagTATAATAGAAGAATCTTTAGATTTTCGTAGCAGGACAAAACAGTTGATCAAACATTCTTCTACTtttccaaagaactctgctttAAAACAGGATGCAAAAAGATCATTTGGCTCTACTTCACAATCCAGTAACTTCGCAAAACTTCACAAGAGACCCTACAGGATACAGAAGGCTCGGAAAAGCGTTTCACAGTCATCTGTAAGTGTGTGCAATCTAAATTCTACAAACAAGAACTTTTTTATTAGAAATAGCATTGACCAAAAACGTAAATGTTTTCATCAAgcagcaaagcagaaagctaGTGccaaaaaaagtaattatttatATAGACACAAATATGAAAACTACAGGATTATTAAAAAATCTAGTGACTCTTACcctttgcatttaaaaaaggaagagtCCAAATCTGTCAGTgctttacatttattttcttcatcaaGTAATAATTGTTTTGTCATGGATTCAAATAGCCTTGATTGCAAAAGGGCAGAAGGCTGTAAAGATCATAGGCATGTAGCTGTAAAACGAGTGGTTAAAGAATCCAAGAGGGAAGGCTCTGTTACAGGAGATGATTTGGATTGCTATCCAGATTTTCTGCATAAAATGACTGTTGTTGTTTTACAGAAACTAAACTCTGCTGAAAAAAAAGACAGCTATGAAACGGAGGATGAAAGTTCATGGGATAATGTTGAACTATGTGATTACACTACACAGTCTGTGGAGGATGAATCTTACAGTGATATTAATCAGGAGCATGTAAACCTATTCCCCATATTCAAAGGTAAAATGGAAGATAATGAAGCTGGTGATAGATCTTCACTTGGTTATGAGCAGAATGATGGCTTTTATTTTGAGTATTACGAAGATGCTGAGGGTAGTAACTTCTTGCATGATTTGCATGATCCTCAGAATTTAGAAAATGTAGGATCAGCATTGCCAAAGCATAATTCAGTTTTCCACTGGACTGATTTGTCGCTTGAAAAGAAATCGTGCCCATACTGTCCAGCAACCTTTGAAACAGGTGTTGGCTTGTCCAATCATGTCAGAGGACATCTTCACAGAGCTGGACTAAGCTATGAAGCCCGTCATGTTGTTTCACCAGAACAGATAGCAACAAGTgacaaaatgcagcattttaaaAGAGCTGGAACAGGGACTCCAGTTAAACGTGTTAGAAAAG cGATTGAGAAATCTGAAACTTCCTCTGAGCATACATGTCAGCTGTGTGGTGGCTGGTTCGATACTAAAATTGGATTGTCTAATCATGTGCGAGGACACCTGAAGAGGCTTGGCAAAACCAAGTGGGATGCACACAAGTCTCCCATCTGTGTTCTGAATGAGATGATGCAAAATGAAGAGAAGTatgaaaaaatcctaaaggCTTTGAACAGTCGCCGTATTATTCCCAGACCATTTGTTGCTCAGAAATTTGCATCAAATGATGACTTTTTATCTCAGAATGTTATACCTCTTGAAGCATACCATAATGGCTTAAAGACTGAAGATATATCTGTGTCTGCATCGGAGGAAGAAGGGCTGAGTTTCCTAAATGAATGTGATGAAACAAAAGCAGTACTGCAtgatgaaaaaagaaatcagtcaCTTACACTGATAGAACTCCTGAAAAACAAGAGGTTAGGAGAAGAAAGGAATCCTGATATTTCCCCTCAAAAGATTCATAATCAAACTGCAAGAAAGAGGTTTGTTCAGAAATGTGTTCTTCCATTAAATGAAGACAGTCCATTGATGTATCAGCCACAAAAAATGGACTTGACTATGCAGTCAG